A genomic stretch from Mesotoga sp. BH458_6_3_2_1 includes:
- a CDS encoding carbohydrate ABC transporter permease, protein MLKLSLFGKIVVYFLLAVYCLIILVPFFIMIMNSLKSMREIYMQPFSFPSKVLFENYSKAWQQAGIGTGYKNSLIVAGTSVIGIVIVSSMFAFAISKYTFKGRRFLFIYSMLGLAFPARLAIIPIFILMRNFDLTNSLLGLIIIYTSINIPFSVFLLKNFIDGVPNELSEAARIDGASPMQIYWRIILPLVKPALSIVSIVSFVNVWNDFFFPLIFITDRSKATITLAVSIFFGEYVNQWHLLFSGLTLAVAPTIILFLLFSRQFITGMTQGAIK, encoded by the coding sequence ATGTTGAAGCTTAGTCTTTTCGGAAAAATCGTTGTCTACTTCCTTCTGGCCGTTTACTGTTTGATCATTCTAGTTCCCTTTTTCATTATGATCATGAACTCGCTCAAATCAATGAGAGAGATCTATATGCAGCCGTTTTCATTCCCGTCGAAAGTCCTGTTTGAAAACTATTCGAAGGCATGGCAGCAGGCTGGAATAGGGACGGGTTACAAGAACAGTCTGATTGTTGCCGGTACTTCCGTCATTGGTATTGTAATCGTCTCATCAATGTTCGCCTTTGCGATTTCTAAATATACTTTCAAGGGAAGAAGGTTCCTATTCATTTATTCGATGCTCGGTCTCGCATTTCCAGCAAGACTCGCGATTATCCCTATATTTATACTCATGAGGAATTTCGATCTGACGAACTCACTACTGGGACTGATAATTATCTACACTTCAATCAACATACCTTTCTCCGTCTTTCTTCTGAAGAACTTCATTGACGGAGTCCCTAACGAACTTTCAGAAGCGGCTAGAATTGACGGCGCCTCTCCGATGCAGATTTACTGGAGAATCATTCTTCCTCTGGTCAAACCAGCCCTCTCCATAGTATCTATCGTGAGCTTCGTCAACGTATGGAACGACTTCTTCTTCCCGCTTATTTTCATCACGGACAGATCGAAGGCGACCATAACTCTTGCCGTTTCAATCTTCTTCGGGGAGTATGTTAACCAGTGGCATCTGTTGTTCTCGGGACTTACGCTTGCCGTCGCTCCAACGATAATACTCTTCCTGTTGTTCTCCAGGCAGTTCATAACGGGCATGACACAGGGAGCAATAAAGTGA
- a CDS encoding carbohydrate ABC transporter permease, translated as MQIKLRYLLVFILPALILYSVFIIYPLFDSLILSFFSWSGVGARTFVGLKNFQTLFSGSFSKELFNAFFHNVYFFILLTILELGLGFLIALMLASKIKGAGAFRVVTYIPNMIPLVLVGFMWVLFLNPQAGLVNQFLRLIGLGKLAQPWLGNASTALTTIILVNVWRNLGFYVLVILAAILDISPELIEAAYIDGANNWKITWRIIFPLAFSTFRTLAILLFIWSFNIFDMVYALEGVQAGPYRSTDVLGTLFYRTAFGGLGSGAVDMGLGASVTVFIFAIVMPVSILYVYIVEKRQRGV; from the coding sequence ATGCAAATAAAACTCAGATACCTTCTCGTCTTCATCTTACCTGCTCTAATCCTGTATTCAGTATTTATAATCTACCCGCTGTTTGACAGCTTGATTCTGAGCTTCTTCAGTTGGTCAGGCGTGGGGGCTAGAACCTTCGTTGGACTTAAGAACTTCCAGACTCTCTTCTCCGGAAGCTTTTCCAAGGAGCTGTTCAACGCCTTCTTCCACAATGTCTACTTCTTTATTCTGCTCACGATTCTAGAACTTGGACTGGGCTTTTTAATCGCTTTGATGCTTGCAAGCAAGATAAAGGGGGCTGGAGCATTCAGGGTAGTCACATATATCCCGAATATGATACCCCTTGTTCTTGTCGGCTTCATGTGGGTTCTCTTCCTAAATCCTCAGGCTGGCCTCGTAAACCAGTTTCTCAGACTAATAGGACTTGGTAAGCTGGCCCAACCATGGCTCGGTAATGCCAGTACGGCCCTCACAACAATCATACTAGTAAATGTCTGGAGAAATCTTGGATTCTATGTACTTGTAATTCTGGCGGCGATACTGGATATTTCGCCCGAACTGATAGAAGCCGCCTATATCGATGGAGCTAACAACTGGAAGATAACCTGGAGAATCATCTTTCCGCTGGCATTCTCCACATTCAGGACGCTAGCAATTCTCCTTTTCATCTGGAGTTTCAATATATTCGACATGGTGTACGCTCTGGAAGGTGTTCAAGCCGGTCCTTACAGATCTACGGACGTTCTCGGGACGCTTTTCTACAGGACGGCCTTCGGGGGGCTTGGAAGTGGGGCCGTTGACATGGGGCTGGGAGCTTCGGTAACAGTCTTTATTTTTGCCATAGTCATGCCCGTATCAATACTGTATGTGTATATTGTTGAGAAAAGGCAGAGGGGTGTTTGA
- a CDS encoding ABC transporter substrate-binding protein, with protein sequence MKKFLLLALVAIIAVSAFAGKVTIWSWRTQDAQVWKEVEAALKSKGLDITIEYTAFAPTEYDSKVALALQTGEGPDIVYSRRLPGGRTQVLIENGLYLPIDEFTDMSNFPQASLNSVTWEDKVYGVPFAVQVVGIFYNKDYYEEFGLEEPATWDELVANAEVVKNKGITPFFLYGKEAWALTMQHASCGVSVLGPDWIKALTDGETNFLDPKFTDLNKRLNDLKVYYQDGFMGNTTVDQDAAFAFGQAAMVFYGAWGYQTWKDLNPDLNVGYFMVPPLTEDQTPYAYTYLDGAIALSSNVKNLEDSKEIIKFCATPEFGTIFAGITYNIPAVVGASIPPDPLLEEVLDVYNNNASPWVYWVGSVFTTQKPSLYDDVLSPGMQALYAGQLTPEGLSQMAQDAISQWYPPLMNK encoded by the coding sequence ATGAAGAAATTCTTGTTACTGGCTTTGGTCGCGATCATTGCAGTAAGTGCATTTGCCGGCAAAGTTACCATCTGGAGCTGGCGAACTCAGGACGCTCAGGTTTGGAAAGAAGTCGAAGCGGCCTTGAAGAGCAAAGGTCTCGACATCACGATCGAATACACGGCATTTGCGCCGACGGAATACGATTCAAAGGTCGCCCTTGCTCTCCAGACCGGTGAAGGTCCGGATATCGTTTACTCCAGAAGACTTCCCGGAGGAAGAACTCAAGTTCTTATCGAGAACGGGCTCTATCTTCCGATAGATGAGTTCACGGATATGTCGAACTTCCCGCAGGCCTCACTGAATTCAGTCACCTGGGAAGACAAGGTCTACGGAGTTCCCTTCGCAGTTCAGGTAGTTGGAATATTCTACAACAAAGACTACTACGAAGAATTCGGACTAGAGGAACCTGCAACATGGGATGAATTAGTCGCCAACGCCGAAGTTGTCAAGAACAAGGGAATCACGCCTTTCTTCCTTTATGGAAAGGAAGCTTGGGCACTCACGATGCAGCACGCTTCCTGTGGTGTCAGTGTTCTTGGACCCGACTGGATAAAGGCGCTAACAGACGGCGAAACGAACTTCCTTGATCCAAAGTTCACTGATCTGAACAAAAGGCTCAACGACCTGAAGGTTTATTATCAGGATGGTTTCATGGGAAACACGACCGTCGACCAGGACGCGGCATTTGCCTTCGGCCAGGCAGCGATGGTATTCTACGGCGCCTGGGGTTATCAGACATGGAAAGATCTGAATCCCGATCTGAATGTCGGATACTTCATGGTTCCACCACTTACCGAGGACCAGACACCATATGCCTACACTTATCTCGACGGAGCCATAGCGCTTTCATCTAACGTCAAGAATCTCGAAGATTCCAAAGAGATAATCAAGTTCTGCGCGACACCTGAATTCGGTACGATATTCGCAGGAATCACCTACAATATCCCTGCCGTTGTCGGAGCATCGATTCCACCGGATCCTCTGCTGGAAGAAGTTCTAGATGTCTACAACAACAATGCTTCTCCATGGGTCTACTGGGTAGGATCTGTCTTCACGACACAGAAGCCTTCTCTGTATGACGACGTCCTAAGCCCGGGAATGCAAGCTCTTTACGCAGGTCAGCTTACCCCCGAAGGACTCTCACAGATGGCTCAGGATGCAATATCTCAGTGGTATCCACCTTTGATGAATAAGTAA
- a CDS encoding cytoplasmic protein: protein MERVTVTTEASMEGTIDNFLLMRHRDVESLKEALVTDDFERMMNIAKDLNNEGRCCGFDFVSSIGTKLYAAASEKNKLASEICVDFFSWYMARIRTEVFGE, encoded by the coding sequence ATGGAAAGAGTTACAGTAACCACTGAGGCCAGTATGGAAGGCACTATAGACAACTTCCTGTTGATGAGGCACAGAGATGTCGAGTCCCTCAAAGAAGCACTTGTCACAGATGATTTCGAAAGAATGATGAATATTGCGAAAGACTTGAATAATGAGGGAAGATGTTGCGGGTTTGACTTTGTATCTTCGATAGGAACGAAACTCTACGCCGCTGCCTCTGAGAAGAATAAGTTGGCCTCCGAGATCTGCGTTGATTTTTTCAGCTGGTATATGGCCAGAATCAGGACGGAAGTATTCGGAGAGTGA
- the pdxA gene encoding 4-hydroxythreonine-4-phosphate dehydrogenase PdxA, translating to MILKPMEQPVLPERTSEKPAIVITVGDPAGIGPEIVSKAIANAEIFKICRPIVIAELGILQREIERNHLGIKIEAVSEITDQMKFLPGTLALINIGIPDRLPEYGKVNRDCGRAAFEYLRKAVELAEEGRISAITTAPVNKLSIKAAGIPYAGHTEILGALTETIDPLTMFEIAGEMRVFFLSRHLSLIDACRMVKKDRVYNYILRCEAILNQLGIQRLKPIGVAALNPHAGEGGLFGSEEIEEIIPAVELARKKGIDVVGPIGADSIFNMSRKGAFSAIISMYHDQGHIATKTLDFERTVSVTLGMPVLRTSVDHGTAFDIAGKGIADPTNLIEAVKTAARYS from the coding sequence TTGATTCTGAAACCTATGGAGCAGCCGGTTCTACCGGAAAGAACATCAGAAAAACCGGCAATAGTCATCACCGTCGGTGATCCTGCGGGGATTGGGCCGGAAATAGTGTCGAAGGCCATCGCCAATGCGGAGATCTTCAAGATCTGCAGACCGATTGTGATAGCGGAACTCGGGATTCTTCAAAGAGAAATAGAAAGAAACCATCTCGGCATAAAGATAGAGGCAGTTTCCGAGATAACCGATCAGATGAAATTCCTCCCGGGCACTCTCGCTTTGATCAACATTGGAATTCCGGATAGACTTCCAGAATATGGAAAAGTCAATAGAGACTGCGGAAGGGCGGCTTTTGAATATCTAAGGAAGGCAGTTGAGCTGGCGGAGGAGGGAAGGATATCGGCAATTACAACCGCCCCAGTAAACAAGCTTTCTATCAAAGCTGCGGGAATACCTTACGCTGGTCACACCGAGATTCTAGGCGCCCTGACGGAAACAATAGACCCCCTGACGATGTTCGAAATCGCGGGAGAGATGAGAGTCTTTTTCCTATCCAGACACCTATCGCTCATAGATGCCTGCAGAATGGTGAAGAAAGACAGGGTCTACAATTACATATTGAGATGCGAAGCGATTCTGAACCAGCTGGGCATACAGCGGCTCAAGCCGATTGGTGTAGCTGCTCTTAATCCCCATGCGGGCGAAGGAGGTCTTTTTGGAAGCGAAGAGATCGAAGAGATTATCCCGGCAGTAGAGCTTGCAAGAAAGAAGGGTATAGATGTTGTAGGCCCCATAGGTGCCGATTCGATCTTCAACATGTCTAGAAAGGGTGCCTTCTCCGCCATCATCTCTATGTATCATGATCAGGGACACATTGCAACTAAGACCCTCGATTTCGAGAGGACTGTCTCGGTAACCCTGGGAATGCCTGTTCTTAGGACTTCCGTGGATCACGGAACGGCCTTTGACATAGCCGGAAAGGGAATCGCCGATCCCACAAACCTGATTGAGGCAGTTAAAACCGCGGCGCGCTACTCATAG
- the trhA gene encoding PAQR family membrane homeostasis protein TrhA: MSTIEGRRVDLLVSSENSNEGFNAISHILAAILGLAGLVLLVVFSAIQQKWLHLVSFSIYGTTVVVSMTLSGLLHFFLWFRKYYKVFAILDHSAIYLLIAGTYTPFCLVVVGGWVGWTVFGIIWGLAIFNIILKSIFFSTMPLWMSMAGYLSMGWLSLAMVYSVYIRVGFSAILLLLLGGSFYTVGAVIFIREKPNPFPGKFGNHEIWHIMVMLGNLTFLLMMFLYVLPY; the protein is encoded by the coding sequence ATGAGTACAATTGAGGGCCGAAGAGTCGATCTGCTGGTATCTAGTGAAAACTCCAACGAAGGATTCAACGCTATAAGCCATATATTGGCCGCCATTCTCGGCCTTGCCGGGCTGGTCCTGCTAGTTGTTTTTTCTGCCATTCAACAGAAGTGGCTTCATCTGGTAAGTTTTTCGATATACGGGACGACCGTCGTCGTTTCAATGACCTTGAGCGGTCTTCTTCACTTCTTCCTGTGGTTCAGAAAGTACTATAAGGTCTTCGCGATCCTCGACCACAGCGCGATATACTTGCTCATCGCCGGCACCTACACCCCTTTTTGTCTCGTCGTAGTAGGAGGCTGGGTTGGCTGGACGGTCTTTGGGATAATCTGGGGACTCGCCATCTTCAATATCATTCTAAAGTCAATTTTCTTCTCCACCATGCCGCTGTGGATGTCGATGGCAGGCTATCTATCGATGGGGTGGCTTTCGCTTGCCATGGTCTACAGCGTCTACATACGTGTGGGGTTTTCGGCAATCCTCCTCCTGCTTCTCGGTGGCTCCTTCTATACAGTGGGCGCAGTGATCTTCATACGGGAGAAACCGAATCCCTTCCCAGGCAAGTTTGGTAACCATGAGATCTGGCATATCATGGTCATGCTCGGAAATCTCACCTTCCTCTTGATGATGTTCCTATATGTCCTGCCCTACTGA
- a CDS encoding DUF2089 domain-containing protein, with translation MKYSISNCPVCGGKMTITEYKCDSCGTTIRGRFELDDIMKLSAEQLDYLKTFIKNRGNLSEVQKELDISYPTARNRLEDIVRAMGYQVVDKDREEASRILEKLESGELQPDEALEMLRRVRKKK, from the coding sequence ATGAAATACTCAATAAGCAACTGTCCCGTCTGTGGGGGGAAAATGACAATCACAGAATACAAGTGTGATAGTTGTGGAACAACTATTAGGGGAAGATTTGAGCTTGACGATATCATGAAACTCTCTGCCGAGCAACTTGACTACCTCAAGACTTTCATTAAGAATCGAGGTAACCTTTCTGAGGTTCAGAAGGAGCTGGATATTTCCTATCCTACAGCCAGAAATAGACTCGAGGATATTGTGAGAGCAATGGGCTACCAAGTTGTCGACAAAGACAGAGAAGAGGCTTCCAGAATTCTTGAGAAACTGGAATCTGGTGAACTGCAGCCCGACGAAGCTCTTGAGATGCTAAGAAGAGTTAGAAAAAAGAAGTAG
- a CDS encoding SHOCT-like domain-containing protein yields MDREEVLKILKLIADGKISPEQGRDLLEEFIESYSEERSGRKFIIEVVDNFTGKVEANIKLPVRLARFVGNFVKEKDANFRIGGRVIDYNLKEVLDEVIKTRESVEIETEDKRVTIKVEE; encoded by the coding sequence ATGGATAGAGAAGAAGTCTTGAAGATCTTGAAGTTAATAGCCGACGGCAAGATCTCTCCTGAGCAGGGAAGGGATCTTCTTGAAGAGTTTATCGAATCATATTCAGAAGAAAGATCTGGAAGGAAGTTTATCATAGAGGTTGTGGATAACTTTACCGGAAAAGTGGAAGCGAATATAAAGTTGCCCGTTAGGTTGGCAAGGTTTGTAGGAAACTTCGTTAAAGAAAAGGACGCGAATTTTAGAATAGGTGGAAGAGTGATTGATTACAATCTAAAGGAAGTGCTTGACGAGGTAATCAAGACCAGAGAGTCGGTTGAAATTGAAACCGAGGACAAGAGAGTAACGATAAAGGTAGAGGAATGA
- a CDS encoding DUF4097 family beta strand repeat-containing protein — translation MVVEKKFEFESAGIEILKVTSASADLQIDLVEDGNVVAFVEVDSNDYVPEAERSGKKLTIKFQKGSNINIPFIKNLFDGGADLKSIRLLVPKNIQELDANNASGDVNISDFDLRSLKINNVSGDVKIENCSMNEFSLSTVSGDLTFVASNYRRGKFGSVSGDLSIKGLPPMERETIVSSVSGDAIISYSGEPKFDATISSVSGDISSDVGLVKVDKKHYRSGNGESQEYLKMNSVSGDLIISTKYTGTPAKEVKVESRTVSSEEKKGHRSAVVEENLQDQETSKILLLFKEGKLTKEYAFEMLGILGYSEQEIEEMLEVDEELRKLKDSVDVVIKDEDAKNEESPEAPEEPDAPEQPNAPEEPKSI, via the coding sequence ATGGTCGTGGAAAAGAAGTTTGAATTCGAAAGCGCTGGCATTGAGATCTTGAAGGTTACCTCGGCAAGCGCAGATCTTCAGATCGACCTTGTTGAAGATGGAAACGTGGTTGCATTTGTTGAAGTGGATTCGAATGATTACGTTCCCGAAGCCGAAAGGTCAGGAAAGAAGCTTACGATAAAATTTCAGAAGGGTTCTAACATCAATATTCCTTTCATAAAGAATTTATTTGACGGTGGGGCCGATTTGAAGAGCATAAGGCTTCTTGTCCCGAAGAACATTCAAGAACTCGATGCAAACAACGCTTCCGGTGATGTCAATATCTCAGATTTCGATCTGAGGAGTCTGAAGATAAACAACGTTAGCGGTGACGTGAAGATTGAAAACTGTTCGATGAATGAGTTTAGCTTGAGCACGGTAAGTGGAGATCTGACTTTCGTTGCATCGAATTACCGCAGAGGCAAATTCGGATCAGTGTCGGGTGATCTCAGCATAAAGGGGCTTCCTCCGATGGAAAGAGAAACGATAGTCTCTTCAGTTAGCGGAGACGCCATTATCTCCTATTCGGGAGAGCCTAAATTTGATGCTACAATCTCCTCTGTGAGCGGGGACATCTCATCTGATGTTGGTCTTGTGAAGGTAGATAAGAAACACTATAGATCGGGAAACGGTGAATCGCAGGAGTATTTGAAAATGAACAGTGTTTCGGGAGATCTCATCATTAGTACGAAGTACACGGGGACTCCGGCGAAGGAAGTCAAGGTTGAATCTAGAACAGTCTCTTCGGAAGAGAAGAAGGGACATAGATCGGCCGTTGTCGAGGAAAACCTTCAGGATCAGGAGACGAGTAAGATTCTTCTTCTCTTCAAAGAAGGCAAACTGACAAAGGAATATGCCTTTGAGATGCTCGGCATTCTCGGATACTCGGAGCAGGAGATTGAAGAGATGCTTGAAGTGGACGAAGAGCTTCGGAAGCTCAAGGACTCGGTAGATGTAGTAATCAAAGACGAAGATGCCAAAAACGAGGAGTCTCCCGAAGCTCCAGAAGAGCCAGATGCACCCGAACAACCGAATGCTCCCGAAGAACCGAAATCAATCTGA
- a CDS encoding nicotinate phosphoribosyltransferase — translation MRAGYYSDKYFTRLVEVLKKADKKSRVLYQLFPRRDATIVGIDEALAILRFGTGYYSNEEEAKRLFEEVLEIEKEVNHAAWEMDPRALVELTARKWDLKMKLNDLWIDKWPELEVCALYDGDEAKDMEPVMTIEGDPRYFSYLETILLGVIARASSTATAVKSVVKAARGKEILFFSARFDHFWTQATDGYAALKAGAFGVSTDANADYWGVESMGTIPHALIAVYNGDTAEAAMAFDRYIEGGVNRIILVDWDNDVIGTTIDCVARTYKAETGEDFIPGKTDPSVVIGPGKGKIWGVRFDTSGSLRDVSVVPKDSSSLGVCPELVWRARREFDRCGMKDLKIVVSGGFTAEKIDLFEKLDVPADVYGVGSSLLKNKLDFTADIVEVEGRPCAKVGRGKKEAPRLEKVASNYWNNDKEERC, via the coding sequence ATGAGAGCCGGCTACTATTCTGACAAATACTTTACGAGACTTGTCGAAGTCCTCAAAAAGGCAGATAAGAAGTCAAGGGTGCTATACCAGCTCTTCCCGAGAAGAGACGCGACAATAGTGGGAATTGACGAAGCGCTCGCCATTCTTCGTTTTGGGACCGGTTATTACTCGAATGAAGAAGAGGCGAAGAGGCTCTTCGAAGAGGTACTGGAGATTGAGAAGGAGGTCAACCACGCAGCCTGGGAAATGGACCCTCGGGCTTTGGTGGAACTCACAGCTCGAAAATGGGATCTGAAGATGAAGTTGAATGATCTCTGGATTGACAAATGGCCCGAACTCGAAGTTTGCGCGCTGTACGACGGCGATGAAGCAAAGGACATGGAACCGGTAATGACTATAGAAGGCGACCCCAGATACTTCTCCTATCTAGAAACCATATTGCTGGGTGTTATAGCGAGAGCCTCTTCAACGGCGACTGCCGTCAAGTCCGTCGTGAAGGCGGCCAGAGGCAAGGAGATACTCTTCTTCAGCGCGCGATTCGACCATTTCTGGACTCAGGCAACGGACGGATACGCGGCGCTCAAGGCCGGTGCCTTTGGTGTATCTACAGATGCGAACGCCGACTACTGGGGAGTTGAGAGCATGGGGACGATACCTCACGCGCTTATCGCAGTGTATAACGGAGATACGGCCGAGGCCGCAATGGCTTTCGATCGTTACATAGAGGGCGGAGTCAATCGAATAATCTTGGTCGATTGGGACAACGACGTAATCGGAACGACGATCGATTGCGTTGCCCGCACGTATAAGGCCGAGACCGGTGAGGACTTCATACCTGGCAAAACCGATCCTTCGGTTGTCATAGGTCCGGGAAAGGGAAAGATATGGGGCGTGAGATTCGATACTTCTGGCAGCCTGAGAGACGTTTCTGTCGTCCCGAAAGACTCTTCCTCGCTGGGAGTCTGTCCCGAACTGGTCTGGAGAGCTAGAAGGGAATTCGACAGGTGCGGAATGAAGGATTTGAAGATAGTCGTCTCGGGCGGTTTCACGGCGGAGAAGATAGATCTCTTCGAAAAGCTTGATGTCCCCGCGGATGTTTACGGGGTCGGTTCATCTCTGTTGAAAAACAAGCTGGACTTCACGGCAGATATCGTGGAGGTTGAAGGAAGACCCTGCGCAAAAGTCGGAAGAGGAAAGAAAGAGGCTCCAAGATTGGAAAAAGTAGCGAGTAACTATTGGAACAACGATAAAGAGGAGAGGTGTTGA
- the pdxS gene encoding pyridoxal 5'-phosphate synthase lyase subunit PdxS, translating into MEAKGTWTVKKGFAEMFKNGVIMDVTNPEQAKIAQDAGATAVMALERVPADIRKEGGVARMAKIGLIKEIMETVTIPVMAKARIGHIAEAKILEAIGVDFIDESEVLTPADDKYHIDKRIFTVPFVCGARNLGEAVRRIAEGAAMIRTKGEAGTGNIIEAVKHMRTVNEEVRKVQMMNDAELVHYGKEIGAPVEILSQVRELGRLPVVNFAAGGVATPADAALMMMLGCDGVFVGSGIFKSKDPARMAKAIVEAVLHYDNPEALAEISENVGDAMDGLEIETLEVRMEERGW; encoded by the coding sequence ATGGAAGCAAAGGGAACCTGGACAGTAAAAAAAGGGTTCGCTGAAATGTTCAAGAACGGCGTAATCATGGACGTTACGAATCCCGAGCAGGCAAAGATAGCTCAGGATGCCGGAGCCACTGCAGTAATGGCTCTTGAAAGAGTACCGGCGGACATTCGAAAAGAGGGCGGAGTAGCCCGAATGGCAAAGATTGGTCTCATCAAGGAGATCATGGAAACTGTAACGATCCCTGTAATGGCCAAAGCTAGAATCGGCCACATCGCCGAAGCGAAGATCCTCGAGGCTATTGGCGTTGACTTCATCGACGAATCGGAGGTTCTTACCCCTGCAGATGACAAATATCACATAGACAAGAGAATCTTTACCGTCCCCTTCGTTTGTGGAGCGAGAAATCTCGGAGAAGCAGTCAGAAGAATCGCCGAGGGAGCCGCGATGATCAGAACAAAGGGAGAGGCCGGCACAGGAAATATCATCGAGGCAGTCAAGCACATGAGAACCGTCAATGAAGAAGTGAGAAAGGTCCAGATGATGAACGATGCCGAACTCGTCCACTACGGAAAGGAAATCGGTGCGCCTGTCGAAATCCTCAGTCAGGTAAGAGAGCTCGGAAGGCTTCCCGTTGTCAATTTCGCCGCAGGCGGAGTGGCTACACCGGCCGATGCGGCTCTCATGATGATGCTCGGCTGCGACGGAGTCTTCGTCGGTTCGGGAATCTTCAAGTCAAAGGATCCCGCAAGAATGGCCAAAGCGATAGTCGAAGCAGTTTTGCATTATGACAATCCCGAAGCGCTGGCAGAGATCTCCGAGAACGTAGGAGATGCAATGGACGGCCTCGAGATCGAGACTCTTGAAGTTAGAATGGAAGAAAGAGGCTGGTAA
- the pdxT gene encoding pyridoxal 5'-phosphate synthase glutaminase subunit PdxT, translating into MKIGVLGIQGAIQEHLSILRKAGVEPSWVKDRKELDSVMALVMPGGESTTMIKLLKRFEMWETLRDRIEDGMPVLATCAGMILLSKTIENVVNQDSLGVLDISVKRNGYGRQINSFEVDLQIDEIGPEPFRAVFIRAPKIESICDEVRVLTSYEELPVLVRQGNVLAASFHPELTGDLRIHRYFLKMAEAAGQRIEKCAE; encoded by the coding sequence TTGAAGATCGGTGTTCTCGGAATTCAAGGCGCTATACAGGAACATCTATCGATTCTCAGGAAGGCAGGAGTGGAACCGTCCTGGGTGAAGGATCGGAAGGAGCTCGATTCAGTCATGGCGTTGGTAATGCCGGGCGGAGAGTCGACCACTATGATCAAACTCTTGAAGAGGTTTGAAATGTGGGAGACCCTCAGGGATAGGATAGAAGATGGAATGCCGGTCCTGGCAACCTGCGCGGGCATGATTCTCCTGTCGAAGACGATCGAAAACGTCGTTAATCAGGACTCTTTGGGCGTTCTAGACATTAGCGTCAAGAGAAACGGTTACGGCAGGCAGATCAACAGCTTCGAGGTCGATCTACAGATCGACGAGATTGGACCCGAACCATTCAGGGCAGTATTCATAAGAGCTCCGAAGATCGAATCGATCTGTGACGAAGTAAGAGTCCTCACAAGCTACGAAGAATTGCCGGTTCTCGTTCGCCAGGGCAACGTGCTGGCAGCCTCCTTCCATCCTGAACTTACCGGAGATTTGAGGATTCACCGGTACTTTCTAAAGATGGCCGAAGCGGCTGGACAGAGGATTGAAAAATGTGCAGAATGA
- a CDS encoding class II glutamine amidotransferase, with protein sequence MCRMIAFKADKNIDANWILDILKGISMKGISSPHSDGWGYAVCGEGRETYNSSGAIFDSDKRLPQNRVGIIHSRKASKGYVVNLEHVHPFYATVKGRNYAFCHNGTIYDFASDEGTTDTQRYLELLVSNLEIYETKRALEITADFVAEHYRYTSINALLTDYESVWAIRQNAERDDTEHALFLYERDGVRIVSSEPVEKFGGLLGNSIEIKNGESIVL encoded by the coding sequence ATGTGCAGAATGATCGCCTTCAAGGCAGATAAGAACATAGATGCTAACTGGATCTTGGACATTCTAAAGGGCATCTCCATGAAAGGCATTTCCAGTCCTCACAGCGACGGTTGGGGCTATGCCGTGTGCGGCGAAGGAAGAGAGACCTACAACAGTTCCGGTGCGATCTTTGATAGCGACAAGAGGCTTCCTCAGAACAGGGTAGGCATTATTCATTCTCGAAAAGCCTCAAAGGGATACGTTGTCAATCTCGAACACGTTCATCCCTTCTACGCCACGGTCAAGGGGAGGAACTACGCCTTCTGCCACAACGGAACGATATACGACTTCGCTAGCGATGAAGGAACAACAGATACGCAGAGATATCTCGAGCTTCTTGTAAGCAATCTTGAGATATATGAAACGAAGAGAGCTCTGGAAATCACCGCGGACTTTGTGGCAGAACATTATCGCTACACGTCGATCAACGCGCTTCTCACGGACTATGAAAGCGTGTGGGCAATAAGGCAGAACGCAGAGAGAGATGACACGGAGCACGCCCTGTTTCTTTACGAAAGGGATGGGGTAAGAATAGTCTCCAGTGAACCTGTCGAGAAATTCGGCGGACTTCTCGGAAACTCTATCGAAATAAAAAACGGCGAATCGATAGTTCTTTAG